One window of Candidatus Tokpelaia hoelldoblerii genomic DNA carries:
- the ggt gene encoding Gamma-glutamyltransferase (bhsal05670) — MRIFFSRLLICTVLLFLPLPGFAAEQQPPPGAAIASAHYLATAAGHEILARGGNAFDAAIAVSSTLAVVEPISSGLGGGGFFLLHDAQTGNDIFLDARETSPIAATKEKYLTADGELDRDRATNGAWAAGIPGLPAALVHLATQHGRLPLSESLAPAIRTARDGFPVYERLVKGYSSRQAVMERYPGTRAVFLSSGKPLQTGDIFRQPDLAATLEQLAAKGFDGFYKGDVANKLVAGVNAQGGQWTAAELAAYRVKIRSPLRFRYHNWDIVTAPPPSSGGIALAQILQILEPYKLQDMDETRRVHLIVEAMRRAYRDRTFYPGDPDFVKVPVKLLTAPDYAAGLRSGIHPEKATPSTALSGQPTPLEDEETTHFSVMDGEGNLVAATQTVNLLYGSGLIAPGTGVLLNNEMDDFALRPGTPNAFGVMGYEANAPQPGKRMLSSMSPTFMISNQKTAILGTPGGSRIITMVLLGILGFDNGLGAQDVAALPRYHHQWLPDVIDTEPEALSQDAVMALRKMGHAVTVPAENKDGAASSHSWGNLQTILWNRAAGTLEAGSDPRHDAGKGTVILKSDKQ, encoded by the coding sequence ATGCGTATATTTTTTTCCAGATTGTTGATCTGCACTGTCTTGCTGTTTTTACCCCTGCCGGGCTTTGCCGCAGAGCAACAGCCACCGCCCGGAGCCGCTATTGCCAGCGCTCATTATCTGGCAACCGCCGCCGGGCATGAGATTCTGGCCAGGGGCGGCAATGCTTTTGACGCGGCCATTGCTGTTTCCTCCACTCTGGCCGTTGTTGAACCTATCAGTTCCGGCCTTGGCGGCGGCGGCTTTTTTCTGCTGCATGACGCGCAGACAGGCAATGATATTTTCCTTGACGCGCGCGAAACATCCCCCATTGCCGCGACAAAGGAAAAATACCTGACAGCAGATGGCGAGCTTGACCGTGACCGCGCCACCAACGGCGCATGGGCGGCAGGCATTCCGGGCCTGCCGGCAGCACTGGTGCATCTCGCAACACAGCATGGCAGGCTGCCTTTAAGCGAATCGCTGGCCCCGGCAATCCGCACGGCGCGCGACGGTTTCCCGGTCTATGAGCGCCTTGTCAAAGGCTATTCTTCACGCCAGGCGGTGATGGAGCGCTATCCCGGCACCAGAGCGGTTTTCCTCAGCTCTGGCAAACCGCTGCAAACCGGTGATATTTTCCGCCAGCCGGATCTGGCTGCGACCCTTGAACAACTGGCGGCAAAAGGATTTGACGGGTTTTACAAAGGCGATGTCGCGAACAAGCTTGTTGCCGGTGTCAATGCGCAGGGCGGGCAGTGGACCGCGGCCGAACTCGCCGCTTACCGGGTAAAAATCCGCTCTCCCTTGCGCTTTCGCTATCACAACTGGGACATCGTCACCGCCCCGCCTCCCTCATCCGGCGGCATTGCTCTGGCGCAGATATTGCAGATCCTTGAACCTTATAAATTGCAGGACATGGATGAAACCCGCCGCGTTCACCTGATTGTCGAGGCCATGCGCCGCGCCTATCGTGACCGGACCTTTTATCCCGGCGATCCGGATTTTGTCAAAGTGCCGGTAAAACTGCTAACCGCCCCTGATTACGCGGCGGGCCTGCGCTCGGGCATTCATCCTGAAAAGGCGACACCCAGCACGGCCCTGTCGGGACAGCCAACCCCTTTGGAAGATGAGGAAACCACGCATTTTTCCGTTATGGATGGCGAGGGCAATCTGGTGGCGGCAACACAGACTGTCAACCTGCTTTATGGCTCCGGCCTGATTGCACCGGGCACGGGCGTGCTTCTCAACAACGAAATGGACGACTTCGCCCTGCGTCCAGGCACACCGAACGCTTTCGGCGTGATGGGTTATGAAGCCAATGCGCCGCAACCGGGCAAACGTATGTTAAGCTCCATGTCGCCAACATTCATGATATCCAACCAGAAAACCGCGATATTGGGAACGCCGGGCGGCAGCCGCATCATTACCATGGTGCTGCTCGGTATTCTCGGTTTTGACAATGGCCTTGGCGCGCAAGACGTCGCCGCCTTGCCGCGTTATCACCATCAATGGCTGCCGGATGTTATCGACACGGAACCGGAAGCGCTCTCTCAAGATGCTGTTATGGCCTTGCGAAAAATGGGGCACGCGGTGACAGTGCCGGCAGAAAACAAGGATGGCGCCGCCTCAAGCCATAGCTGGGGCAACCTGCAAACCATTTTGTGGAACCGTGCTGCCGGCACACTGGAAGCAGGCAGCGACCCGCGCCATGATGCCGGTAAAGGCACAGTTATTTTAAAATCAGACAAGCAATAA
- the gph gene encoding Phosphoglycolate phosphatase, bacterial (bhsal05680) produces MNKQPIVVFDLDGTLVETGYDMLASLNHALAAKGFKTMQTADLHRLVGQGGRVTIERALKLQNLTPTAAEIEPLFDLYIRHYAENIPGTSRYFDHVEPALDTLQQAGFLLAVCTNKQEELAKPLLKAIDRAGRYAAICGCDTFPWRKPDPRHILETIATAGGDATRAVMVGDSAADIHAAKAANIPVIAVDFGYTDIPVRELDPTAIISSYSELTPQMIEGLLA; encoded by the coding sequence ATGAACAAACAGCCGATTGTTGTTTTTGACCTGGATGGCACACTGGTGGAAACCGGCTATGATATGCTGGCGAGCCTGAATCACGCCCTTGCCGCAAAAGGCTTTAAAACCATGCAGACCGCGGATCTGCACAGGCTGGTCGGGCAGGGCGGCCGTGTCACGATTGAGCGGGCGCTGAAATTGCAGAATCTCACCCCGACGGCGGCTGAAATAGAGCCGTTATTTGATCTCTATATCCGCCATTATGCGGAAAACATCCCCGGGACAAGCCGCTATTTTGACCATGTGGAACCTGCCCTTGATACGCTGCAACAGGCAGGCTTTCTGCTGGCTGTGTGCACCAACAAGCAGGAAGAGCTGGCAAAACCGCTGCTCAAGGCAATCGACAGGGCAGGACGCTATGCCGCCATCTGCGGCTGTGACACCTTCCCGTGGCGCAAGCCCGACCCGCGCCATATCCTTGAGACCATCGCCACCGCCGGCGGCGACGCCACCCGCGCCGTTATGGTGGGGGACAGCGCGGCGGACATCCACGCCGCCAAAGCCGCCAATATACCGGTTATCGCCGTGGATTTCGGCTATACAGATATACCGGTGAGGGAACTTGACCCGACAGCCATTATCAGCAGCTACAGCGAATTGACGCCACAGATGATTGAAGGGCTTCTGGCCTGA
- the gid gene encoding Methylenetetrahydrofolate--tRNA-(uracil-5-)-methyltransferase TrmFO (bhsal05690), whose protein sequence is MSEKNTSPLHIIGGGLAGSEAAWTAAQAGLPVILHEMRPQRKTDAHKSEHLAELVCSNSFRSDDAQTSAVGLLHAEMRLAGSLIMAAADAHQVPAGSALAVDRKGFAEEVTKRLENHPDITIVREEVTGLPPEDWGDVIIATGPLTSPALADVIAKATDSTALSFFDAIAPIIHTDSINMDICWFQSRYDKAGPGGTGKDYINCPLNKEQYETFIAELIAGEKTEFRDFEKTPYFDGCLPIEIMAGRGPETLRHGPLKPMGLTNAHKPDEKPYAVVQLRQDNALGTLYNMVGIQTKLKYGEQTRIFRTIPGLENAEFARLGGLHRNTYLNSPVLLDGKLRLKALPRLRFAGQITGCEGYVESAAIGLLTGLFAAAEHHRRDITAPPLTTAFGALLNHITGGHIVAEQENGARSFQPMNVNFGLFPPVDVPKPEGKRLRGKEKTQAKKQALTTRALEDCRNWLNEALS, encoded by the coding sequence ATGTCTGAAAAAAATACCTCTCCCCTGCATATTATCGGCGGCGGTCTTGCCGGCAGCGAAGCCGCATGGACGGCAGCACAAGCCGGTCTGCCGGTTATCCTGCATGAAATGCGCCCGCAGCGCAAAACTGACGCACATAAAAGCGAACATCTGGCTGAACTTGTCTGTTCCAACTCCTTCCGTTCCGATGACGCGCAAACCAGCGCCGTCGGCTTGTTACATGCGGAAATGCGCCTTGCCGGCTCGCTCATCATGGCGGCTGCGGACGCTCATCAGGTGCCCGCCGGCAGCGCTCTGGCTGTTGACCGGAAAGGTTTTGCTGAAGAAGTCACCAAGCGGCTTGAAAACCACCCCGATATCACCATTGTGCGCGAAGAAGTCACCGGCCTGCCGCCGGAAGACTGGGGCGATGTCATTATCGCCACCGGCCCGCTGACCTCGCCCGCACTGGCCGATGTTATAGCCAAGGCGACCGACAGCACGGCATTGTCTTTTTTTGACGCGATAGCGCCCATTATCCATACCGACAGCATCAATATGGATATCTGCTGGTTCCAGTCGCGCTATGACAAGGCCGGCCCCGGCGGTACAGGCAAGGATTATATCAACTGCCCGTTGAACAAAGAGCAATATGAAACTTTCATCGCGGAGCTTATTGCCGGTGAAAAAACCGAATTCCGCGACTTTGAAAAAACGCCTTACTTTGACGGCTGCCTGCCGATTGAGATTATGGCCGGGCGCGGCCCGGAAACCCTGCGCCACGGCCCGCTAAAGCCTATGGGGCTGACCAACGCCCACAAGCCGGATGAAAAGCCTTATGCGGTGGTGCAATTGCGCCAGGATAACGCGCTTGGCACGCTTTACAACATGGTCGGCATTCAGACCAAGCTGAAATATGGCGAACAGACGCGGATTTTCCGCACGATTCCCGGGCTGGAAAATGCTGAATTCGCCCGTCTTGGCGGCCTGCACCGCAACACGTATCTGAACTCTCCCGTTCTGCTGGATGGCAAACTGCGCCTGAAAGCCCTGCCGCGGCTGCGCTTTGCCGGACAGATCACCGGCTGTGAGGGCTATGTTGAATCTGCCGCTATCGGCCTGCTCACCGGTTTATTTGCTGCGGCTGAACACCACCGGCGCGATATAACCGCCCCGCCGCTGACAACAGCCTTCGGCGCGTTGCTTAATCACATTACCGGCGGCCACATTGTGGCGGAGCAGGAAAACGGCGCCCGGTCTTTCCAGCCGATGAACGTCAATTTCGGCCTGTTTCCGCCGGTGGATGTCCCAAAGCCGGAAGGAAAAAGGCTGCGCGGCAAGGAAAAGACACAGGCCAAAAAGCAGGCGCTGACCACCCGCGCGCTGGAAGATTGCCGCAACTGGTTAAATGAGGCACTATCATGA
- a CDS encoding Hypothetical protein (bhsal05700), with protein MKKIAAALCLLLLLAAGDMAVARPAGGDTEVRLLACHGYGCNFRTMIPLTQQDLQAIRRAFAEYGKTAQGEREAVKKAVAIYEERTTQVIGVRDEPRMAFGRPKRKGQMDCTDESTNTQGVLRYLQGAGYLKFHRSGRPVVRGVFIDGRYPHWTAVMIDDKGGRWAVDSWYGAGGAEPDILPLKEWKKRGRGGRR; from the coding sequence ATGAAAAAAATTGCTGCAGCTTTGTGCCTGCTCTTGCTGTTGGCCGCGGGCGATATGGCTGTTGCCAGGCCTGCTGGCGGTGATACGGAGGTTCGATTGCTGGCCTGTCATGGTTATGGCTGTAATTTCCGTACCATGATACCGCTGACGCAGCAGGATTTGCAGGCGATCAGACGCGCCTTTGCCGAGTATGGCAAAACGGCGCAGGGCGAGCGCGAGGCGGTTAAAAAGGCGGTGGCGATTTATGAAGAACGCACCACACAGGTGATCGGTGTGCGTGATGAACCGCGCATGGCCTTTGGCCGCCCCAAACGCAAGGGGCAGATGGACTGCACCGATGAAAGCACGAATACCCAAGGGGTGCTGCGCTATTTGCAAGGGGCGGGCTATCTGAAATTTCACCGCTCCGGACGTCCTGTGGTCCGTGGTGTTTTCATTGACGGGCGCTATCCTCATTGGACAGCGGTGATGATAGATGATAAAGGGGGCAGGTGGGCGGTGGATTCATGGTATGGCGCCGGTGGTGCCGAGCCGGATATTCTGCCGCTGAAAGAGTGGAAAAAACGGGGGCGTGGCGGCAGGCGTTAA
- a CDS encoding Putative oxidoreductase (bhsal05710) yields MKRFEGRKIIVTGAGSGIGQATVARLLSEGGMVAAVDISEAGLKKTAEQAQKDGNADRLVVIAADLSEEAAVKEHIGGAIEKLGGLDVLVNAAGILRSCHTHEMTLEFWNTVLRTNLTSTFLVTRQALPALLKSGRGVVVNFSSTSASFGHPYMAAYAATKGAIQAFTHAIAVEYARQGLRAVAVAPGSISSGMTHNPGLPEDADQSLFVKMMPALGQGFASPDSVAGVIAMFASDDGVFITGTELRIDGGTHM; encoded by the coding sequence ATGAAGAGATTTGAAGGACGTAAAATTATCGTGACCGGCGCCGGTTCCGGTATCGGGCAGGCGACAGTAGCAAGGCTGTTATCAGAAGGCGGCATGGTTGCCGCAGTTGATATTTCTGAAGCAGGCTTGAAGAAGACAGCGGAACAGGCGCAAAAAGATGGCAATGCGGACCGTCTGGTTGTTATTGCCGCTGACTTGTCAGAAGAGGCCGCGGTGAAAGAGCACATCGGCGGAGCGATTGAGAAACTGGGCGGGCTGGATGTTCTGGTGAACGCTGCGGGTATCCTGCGCTCGTGCCATACCCATGAAATGACACTGGAGTTCTGGAACACTGTTCTGCGCACCAATTTGACCAGCACCTTTCTGGTCACCCGCCAGGCGCTGCCGGCCTTGCTGAAGTCCGGCCGGGGCGTTGTGGTTAATTTCAGTTCAACTTCCGCCAGTTTCGGCCATCCCTATATGGCTGCCTATGCGGCCACCAAAGGTGCGATTCAGGCGTTTACCCATGCTATTGCGGTGGAATACGCCAGGCAGGGCCTGCGGGCGGTCGCGGTGGCGCCGGGGAGCATTTCCTCCGGCATGACCCATAATCCCGGCCTGCCGGAAGACGCGGACCAGAGCCTGTTTGTCAAGATGATGCCGGCGCTGGGGCAGGGGTTTGCCTCTCCTGATTCTGTTGCCGGTGTTATCGCCATGTTTGCTTCTGATGATGGCGTGTTCATCACCGGCACCGAACTGCGCATTGATGGCGGAACGCATATGTGA
- the tig gene encoding Trigger factor (bhsal05720) — protein MQVTETLNEGLKREIKIVVPAKDLEARLVQRLDEAKDKARLNGFRPGKVPAAHLRKMYGKSFMAEIVNEILTDAPRSILAERGERSATQPRIDMSEDEKEAEKVLDGKADFVFTLNYEVLPKIEVKDVAGIAVTRDVVDVPEKEINEQIERVLSSTRSFSEKKGKADDGDRVTIDYLGKLDGTPFDGGADNDAQLVLGSKMFIPGFEEQLVGVKAGDETQIKVTFPENYGAAHLAGKEATFDITVKEVARPDELAIDDEAAKKLGLESLERLKEVIREQLESQYGSVTRQKVKRQILDALDGDYQFETPERLVEVEFNNIWNQINNELQQAGRTFADEDTTEEEAREEYRKLAQRRVRLGLVLSEIGEQAGVTVSEEELQRAVYDQVRQYPGQEKEIFEFFQRTPDAVANLRAPIFEEKVIDHLLGKIKVTDKKVSPEELMAEEEEEASAKPKKKAAARKKEADAGEEKARPAKKASEKK, from the coding sequence ATGCAGGTTACCGAAACGCTTAATGAGGGGCTGAAGCGCGAAATCAAAATCGTTGTTCCGGCCAAGGACCTGGAAGCCAGATTGGTGCAGCGGCTGGATGAAGCCAAGGATAAAGCCAGGCTCAATGGCTTTCGCCCGGGCAAGGTGCCGGCGGCGCATTTGCGCAAAATGTATGGCAAGTCCTTTATGGCGGAAATTGTCAATGAAATTTTGACCGACGCGCCGCGTTCCATTCTGGCCGAGCGGGGCGAGCGTTCCGCCACCCAGCCGCGGATTGATATGAGCGAAGATGAAAAAGAGGCTGAAAAAGTGCTGGATGGCAAGGCTGATTTTGTCTTTACGCTGAATTATGAAGTTCTGCCGAAAATTGAAGTCAAGGATGTTGCCGGTATTGCAGTCACCCGTGATGTGGTTGACGTTCCGGAAAAGGAAATCAACGAGCAGATCGAGCGCGTTCTGTCTTCAACCCGCAGCTTCTCTGAAAAGAAAGGCAAGGCGGATGATGGCGACCGTGTGACGATTGACTATCTCGGCAAGCTTGACGGCACGCCGTTTGACGGCGGCGCTGATAATGATGCGCAGCTGGTGCTGGGATCCAAAATGTTCATCCCCGGTTTTGAGGAACAGCTGGTTGGCGTTAAGGCCGGTGATGAAACACAGATCAAGGTGACTTTCCCGGAAAATTACGGTGCAGCGCATCTTGCCGGCAAGGAAGCGACCTTTGACATTACGGTGAAGGAAGTTGCCAGGCCCGATGAATTGGCAATTGATGATGAAGCCGCCAAAAAGCTTGGCCTGGAATCGCTTGAGCGCCTGAAAGAAGTTATCCGCGAACAGCTGGAAAGCCAGTATGGTTCTGTCACCCGCCAGAAGGTCAAGCGCCAAATTCTGGACGCGCTTGATGGTGACTATCAGTTTGAAACGCCGGAGCGTCTGGTTGAAGTTGAGTTCAACAATATCTGGAACCAGATCAATAACGAACTGCAGCAGGCTGGCCGCACTTTTGCTGATGAAGACACCACGGAAGAAGAAGCCCGTGAGGAATACCGCAAACTGGCGCAGCGCCGCGTGCGCCTTGGCCTTGTGCTTTCTGAAATCGGTGAGCAGGCCGGTGTGACTGTCAGCGAGGAAGAGCTGCAGCGCGCTGTTTATGATCAGGTGCGCCAGTATCCGGGGCAGGAAAAGGAAATATTTGAATTTTTCCAGCGGACGCCGGACGCTGTCGCCAATCTGCGTGCGCCGATTTTTGAAGAGAAGGTGATTGACCACCTGCTTGGGAAAATCAAGGTGACAGACAAGAAGGTGAGCCCGGAAGAGCTGATGGCTGAAGAAGAGGAAGAAGCCTCTGCAAAGCCGAAGAAAAAAGCTGCTGCCAGGAAGAAGGAAGCAGATGCAGGTGAAGAAAAAGCCAGGCCTGCAAAGAAAGCTTCAGAAAAGAAATAA
- a CDS encoding Beta-lactamase class A protein (bhsal05730), which yields MDRRKFLMLGGAGLIMSTGVAQSATSTAFLTFCKELERQSGGRLGVYVLDSRSKQEFSYRGDERFAMCSVFKWLLAAAVLARVDAGQEKLDRIIRFKKADLMEYSPGTKQFVDGPGMSIAQLCKTAITISDNTATNLLLDKSLQGLAALNAFLHSKGDNTTRLDRLEPDLNEARPGDERDTTTPEAMGGNLQRFLTGGSLSTSSRKQLTEWMLATRTSGERLRSGLPSGWRLADKTGTGSNGTANDVGVYWTPTGEPVFVCVFLTETSIDRAEQSKVIADIGKKIRKI from the coding sequence ATGGATAGAAGAAAATTTCTGATGCTGGGTGGGGCAGGGCTGATTATGAGCACCGGTGTGGCCCAAAGCGCCACTTCCACGGCTTTTCTGACATTTTGCAAGGAACTGGAGCGCCAAAGCGGTGGCCGTCTTGGAGTCTATGTTCTGGATAGCCGCAGCAAGCAGGAATTCAGCTATCGCGGGGATGAGCGTTTTGCCATGTGCAGCGTCTTCAAATGGCTGTTGGCGGCGGCGGTGCTGGCCCGTGTTGATGCAGGGCAGGAAAAACTGGATCGGATTATCCGGTTTAAAAAAGCGGATCTTATGGAATATTCGCCAGGGACAAAACAATTTGTGGATGGCCCGGGGATGAGCATTGCGCAGTTATGCAAGACGGCGATTACGATTAGCGATAATACCGCCACGAATCTGTTGCTGGATAAGTCATTGCAAGGCCTTGCGGCTTTAAATGCTTTTCTGCACAGTAAAGGTGATAACACGACACGTCTTGACCGGCTTGAGCCGGATTTGAATGAAGCGCGTCCGGGAGATGAACGCGACACAACAACCCCCGAAGCCATGGGGGGAAACCTGCAGCGGTTTCTGACGGGTGGCAGCCTCAGCACATCTTCCCGCAAGCAATTGACAGAATGGATGCTTGCAACCCGCACCAGTGGTGAACGCCTGCGCTCAGGCTTGCCATCCGGCTGGCGCCTGGCTGATAAAACCGGCACGGGCTCAAATGGCACGGCAAATGATGTCGGCGTTTACTGGACGCCGACCGGTGAACCGGTTTTTGTCTGTGTTTTTCTGACGGAAACCAGCATTGACCGTGCTGAACAATCGAAAGTTATTGCCGATATCGGCAAGAAGATCAGAAAGATATAA
- the cas3 gene encoding CRISPR-associated helicase Cas3 (bhsal05740): MVFYAHTGNNSDKTDWQPLPVHLNGVSDIAMMAGEKIGLGELTRLAGLLHDLGKYDPVFQKRLEGEAIRVDHSTAGALILHDRAQQGVEKFIAKIVGFAILGHHAGLPDYIGNDSSFERRLARYAKQREENKVQLDSSWEEEIPVTFGALDMALLSRLKHSQYPGIDLSFIIRMVFSCLVDADRRDTEAFCKERDGLKMERDWPSLQSLLPDFLDQYNAHMAAFRGRPGRLNQLRSEILDSVREKVANPRGFFTLNVPTGGGKTLASLGFALDHAKAHGMERIIYSIPYTSIIDQTAAIFKDLLGEENVLEHHSSFEVLERDEGETNNREKLKAAMEDWGAPVVVTTNVQLFESLYAFKTSPARKLKNIANSIIVLDEAQTVPLHLLAPCMRALDSLVRLFNCTIVFCTATQPALDEAHMTGDRKNAALPLAGKELAPDPARLAQELRRTTLRFADEVMDNRALVAALAQTQRGLVIVNSRRHAFDLYKECQNAGLEGLMHLTTRQCAVHRRKNLQIIRERLKAGEPCRVIATSLVEAGVDLDFPLVWRAEAGLDQVLQAAGRCNREGLRDADESIVTVFKASEDYKPPAEIRQLAADLQKVQSEHQGNLQSPAAIEDYFKKTYWRKSEKGLDREGIVDSLRDKSGLAFPFRSVGTQFCMIENTMEPVVIPYDDEARDIVRKIGVETVPPGYLARKLQSYTVQVPPKFRQKLIENGHVQFHAPYLRGDQFAVLETESLYKDDVGLVWEDADYLGDDSWLV; this comes from the coding sequence ATGGTATTTTATGCGCATACAGGCAATAATTCAGATAAAACAGATTGGCAACCGCTGCCGGTTCATCTGAATGGTGTTTCAGATATTGCCATGATGGCAGGCGAAAAGATTGGCCTGGGTGAATTGACGCGGCTTGCCGGTCTTCTGCATGATCTGGGGAAATATGATCCTGTATTTCAAAAACGCTTGGAAGGGGAGGCAATCCGTGTTGACCATTCCACCGCAGGGGCGCTGATCTTACATGATCGGGCGCAACAGGGGGTGGAAAAATTTATCGCTAAAATTGTGGGTTTTGCCATTCTTGGCCATCATGCCGGGTTGCCGGATTATATTGGTAATGATTCCTCTTTTGAAAGGCGGTTGGCGCGGTATGCAAAACAGCGTGAAGAAAACAAGGTGCAGCTTGATTCATCTTGGGAAGAGGAAATCCCCGTTACATTTGGCGCTCTGGATATGGCGCTGCTTTCCAGGCTTAAGCATTCGCAATATCCGGGTATTGATCTGTCTTTTATCATTCGCATGGTATTTTCCTGCCTTGTTGATGCTGACCGGCGGGACACGGAAGCATTCTGTAAAGAACGTGACGGGCTGAAAATGGAACGGGATTGGCCATCCCTGCAAAGCCTGCTGCCAGATTTTCTGGATCAATATAATGCGCACATGGCTGCTTTTCGGGGTAGGCCTGGCAGGCTTAATCAGTTGCGTAGCGAAATTCTGGATAGTGTGCGGGAAAAAGTTGCCAATCCACGGGGATTTTTTACATTAAACGTGCCAACAGGCGGTGGGAAAACCTTGGCTTCACTTGGTTTTGCGCTGGATCACGCCAAAGCACATGGTATGGAACGGATTATTTATTCGATTCCCTATACCTCGATTATTGACCAGACGGCGGCCATTTTCAAAGACCTGCTTGGAGAAGAAAATGTGCTTGAGCATCATTCTTCTTTTGAGGTGCTGGAGAGAGATGAAGGGGAAACGAATAATCGGGAGAAACTGAAAGCTGCGATGGAAGACTGGGGCGCACCGGTTGTCGTTACCACCAATGTGCAGTTGTTTGAAAGCCTTTATGCCTTTAAAACATCACCGGCCCGCAAGCTTAAAAATATTGCCAACAGCATTATTGTGCTGGATGAAGCGCAAACAGTGCCTCTCCATTTGCTTGCGCCCTGTATGCGGGCGCTGGATAGTCTTGTGCGGTTGTTTAACTGCACCATTGTGTTTTGTACGGCCACACAACCGGCGCTGGATGAAGCGCATATGACAGGTGACCGGAAAAATGCCGCCTTGCCGTTAGCGGGAAAGGAGCTTGCGCCTGACCCGGCAAGGCTGGCACAGGAATTGCGGCGCACAACACTGCGCTTTGCTGATGAGGTGATGGACAATCGCGCGCTGGTGGCGGCATTGGCGCAAACACAGCGGGGGCTTGTTATTGTCAATAGCCGCCGCCATGCCTTTGATTTGTATAAAGAATGCCAGAATGCGGGCCTTGAGGGGCTGATGCATCTGACGACCCGGCAATGTGCAGTGCACCGGCGGAAAAACCTGCAGATTATCCGGGAGCGTTTAAAGGCGGGTGAGCCTTGCCGTGTTATCGCTACCAGCCTTGTAGAAGCGGGGGTTGACCTTGATTTTCCGCTGGTCTGGCGGGCTGAGGCCGGGCTTGACCAGGTTTTGCAGGCAGCCGGGCGCTGCAACCGTGAAGGGTTGCGGGATGCGGATGAAAGCATTGTTACGGTTTTCAAGGCGAGTGAAGATTATAAACCGCCGGCAGAAATCAGGCAACTGGCTGCTGATCTGCAAAAGGTGCAATCAGAACATCAGGGCAATTTGCAAAGCCCGGCGGCGATTGAGGATTATTTTAAAAAAACTTACTGGCGGAAAAGTGAAAAAGGGCTGGACAGGGAAGGGATTGTTGATAGCCTGCGGGATAAGAGCGGGCTTGCTTTTCCGTTTCGCTCTGTCGGAACACAATTCTGTATGATTGAAAATACCATGGAGCCGGTTGTTATTCCTTATGATGATGAAGCACGAGATATTGTGCGGAAAATAGGGGTGGAAACTGTTCCCCCGGGTTATCTTGCCCGCAAGCTCCAGTCTTATACCGTACAGGTGCCGCCGAAATTTCGCCAAAAGCTGATTGAAAATGGCCATGTGCAGTTTCATGCACCGTATTTGCGGGGGGATCAGTTTGCCGTGCTGGAAACGGAAAGTTTATACAAAGACGATGTCGGCCTTGTCTGGGAGGATGCGGATTATCTGGGGGATGATAGTTGGCTGGTTTGA
- the cas5 gene encoding CRISPR-associated protein Cas5 (bhsal05760) has translation MAYGIKLKVSGDYACFSRPEMKSEPVSYDVMTPSAARGILEAVHWKPALRWFVDAIHVLEPIRFQPIRRNEVGSKAPYSSIKSAHKRGDLAGLQLLADEDRQQRTALVLVKPAYIIEAHFVMTDKAGADDNEGKHLDIFNRRAAKGQCFNQPCLGMREFDAAFSLIASDEPLPQAIEESRDLGFMLWDIDHAAPGRPSMFFRAKLENGVMRVPQPGSEEIRR, from the coding sequence ATGGCTTATGGCATAAAATTAAAAGTCTCAGGCGATTATGCCTGTTTTTCCAGGCCGGAGATGAAATCAGAGCCCGTTTCTTACGATGTGATGACGCCATCGGCAGCAAGAGGCATATTGGAGGCAGTGCATTGGAAGCCAGCCCTTCGCTGGTTTGTTGATGCGATTCACGTCCTGGAACCAATTCGTTTTCAGCCGATCCGACGTAATGAAGTAGGCAGCAAAGCGCCTTACAGCAGTATTAAAAGTGCACATAAGCGTGGTGATCTGGCCGGCCTGCAATTGCTGGCAGATGAAGACCGTCAGCAGCGTACAGCTCTGGTGCTGGTCAAGCCTGCTTATATCATTGAAGCGCATTTTGTCATGACCGATAAAGCCGGGGCGGATGATAATGAAGGCAAGCACCTTGATATCTTCAACCGGCGGGCGGCGAAGGGACAGTGTTTTAACCAACCCTGCTTAGGAATGCGGGAGTTTGACGCTGCTTTCAGCCTGATTGCATCTGATGAACCATTGCCGCAGGCTATAGAGGAAAGCCGTGATCTTGGCTTTATGCTGTGGGATATTGATCATGCCGCGCCGGGGCGGCCTTCCATGTTCTTCCGGGCAAAGCTTGAAAACGGCGTTATGCGGGTTCCACAACCCGGTTCAGAGGAGATAAGACGATGA